In Apium graveolens cultivar Ventura chromosome 10, ASM990537v1, whole genome shotgun sequence, the following are encoded in one genomic region:
- the LOC141691283 gene encoding uncharacterized protein LOC141691283, whose product MKTCENTCEISLNEADIWVQVYDVPTDFVSETIFRSIGNYIGEFIKSDPVNLSGLWKQFYRLRIRMDVRKSLKRRMKIKREGEEWSWLNFKYERLCTFCFVCGKLGHSERDCDIVYANPGKEMEICKAIYYAGYYVIDAKGHKGGLPLMWRNEGAVEIKGSCDNYIDFEVECDQIGRWRYTGYYGCPERNRRQESWDILRELASKSQLPWCVLCDFNDMLFSSEKWGGRPQPSNLLTEFGEAIVDCELQDLGFIGSNYTWEKSIGDPGWMQEHLDRGLATQDWRQLFSNVEVHVLEVSTSDHFPLLLKLNSQIYVPKSRRFYFENLWIKESECLNIVKDSWNKAGIESIMEKIEYCCLKLDEWGGGKVKELKKNIKNCSLVMRKFRSRRDDFGVHRYNEARWELLKLLQRQEGMQEVITEYFSEFFTTSRATCQLSEPERVQCVTEEQNMMLIQPIAVEEVKHAVFSMHAMKAPGYDGLNPTFYQAYWNVVHDDVVGFCRKFFDTGVMDEEINRTIVCIIPKVKQPQYMTEIRSISLCNVLFRILSKVLANRLKGCLPTIVSANHSAFIEGRLLTDNALIAFEVNHYIKRRTQGNNGVAGLKIDVSKVFTQHGQVFGRVVPQRGIRQGDPISPYIYILCAEALSTIIQRYEEVGLINGCSIARGAPPVTHLLFADNCYLFFKANEGEARTIKNIIKRYEMLSGQVINFSKSAITYSPNTTAQVRENICAILEVVESRSAGKYLGLPMEVGRRKNEVFDFLTERVGKKLQGWKNKTLSKAGKGLLLKTGAQSIPNFWMNLLLIPAEVCNKIQRLMNGFWWESGTGRKGIRWMAWDKLSTVKEGGA is encoded by the exons ATGAAGACATGTGAGAATACTTGTGAGATATCACTTAACGAAGCAGATATTTGGGTACAAGTATATGATGTGCCTACTGATTTTGTATCAGAAACTATTTTTCGTAGTATCGGAAATTATATTGGTGAATTTATTAAATCAGATCCTGTCAACCTTAGTGGATTATGGAAGCAATTTTATCGTCTCAGGATTCGAATGGATGTGCGTAAATCTTTAAAACGAAGAATGAAAATTAAGAGAGAAGGGGAAGAATGGAGCTGGTTAAACTTTAAGTATGAGAGGTTGTGTACGTTCTGCTTTGTATGTGGTAAACTTGGTCATTCGGAGAGAGACTGTGATATTGTATATGCGAATCCGGGAAAAGAAATG GAGATTTGTAAGGCTATTTATTATGCTGGTTATTATGTTATCGATGCTAAAGGCCACAAAGGAGGTTTACCATTAATGTGGAGGAACGAAGGAGCTGTGGAAATCAAAGGAAGTTGTGATAATTACATCGATTTTGAGGTTGAGTGTGATCAAATTGGCCGTTGGCGCTACACAGGTTATTATGGTTGCCCTGAGAGAAATAGAAGGCAGGAGTCATGGGATATTTTACGTGAATTGGCATCGAAATCACAGCTGCCTTGGTGCGTGTTATGCGATTTCAATGATATGCTATTTAGTTCTGAAAAGTGGGGAGGACGACCACAACCAAGCAATTTATTGACAGAGTTTGGGGAAGCAATTGTGGACTGTGAACTACAAGACCTTGGCTTTATTGGTAGTAACTATACCTGGGAGAAATCGATAGGGGATCCAGGATGGATGCAAGAGCATTTAGATCGGGGACTAGCAACTCAAGATTGGCGTCAGTTATTTTCTAATGTAGAAGTCCATGTGTTGGAAGTCTCTACATCAGATCACTTTCCGTTGCTTCTTAAATTAAACTCTCAGATTTATGTGCCAAAAAGTAGAAGattttattttgaaaacttgTGGATTAAAGAGTCTGAATGTTTGAATATAGTAAAAGATAGCTGGAATAAGGCTGGGATTGAAAGCATTATGGAGAAAATCGAATATTGTTGTTTGAAGCTAGACGAATGGGGAGGAGGAAAGGTTAAAGAATTGAAAAAGAATATCAAAAATTGCAGCCTGGTGATGAGGAAGTTTAGATCCAGAAGAGATGACTTCGGTGTGCACAGATACAACGAAGCACGATGGGAGTTATTAAAATTGTTGCAGCGACAAGAA GGAATGCAAGAAGTGATCACAGAATATTTCTCTGAATTCTTCACTACGTCGAGGGCTACATGCCAATTATCAGAACCGGAAAGAGTACAATGTGTTACAGAGGAGCAAAATATGATGCTAATACAACCTATTGCAGTGGAAGAAGTTAAGCACGCTGTTTTTTCGATGCACGCAATGAAAGCTCCGGGTTATGATGGGTTGAACCCAACTTTCTACCAAGCTTATTGGAATGTAGTACATGATGATGTGGTGGGATTTTGCAGAAAGTTCTTTGATACAGGGGTCATGGATGAGGAAATAAATCGTACAATAGTCTGTATAATTCCGAAAGTGAAGCAGCCACAGTATATGACGGAAATTCGATCAATCTCACTTTGTAATGTCTTATTCAGAATCTTGTCGAAAGTCCTAGCTAACAGACTAAAAGGTTGCCTCCCAACAATAGTGTCTGCTAATCATAGTGCATTCATTGAGGGAAGATTACTGACGGATAATGCTCTCATAGCTTTCGAGGTTAATCACTATATCAAACGGAGAACTCAAGGAAATAATGGTGTAGCTGGGCTGAAAATAGATGTATCAAAAGT TTTTACTCAGCACGGGCAAGTCTTTGGTAGAGTGGTACCTCAAAGGGGGATACGACAAGGAGACCCGATCTCCCCTTATATATATATCCTGTGTGCTGAGGCTTTGAGCACGATAATTCAGAGATATGAAGAGGTGGGATTGATTAATGGGTGCAGTATTGCTAGGGGAGCACCACCAGTTACACATTTACTATTTGCCGACAATTGTTACCTTTTCTTCAAGGCGAATGAAGGAGAAGCAAGGACTATAAAGAACATAATTAAACGGTATGAAATGCTATCTGGTCAGGTCATAAACTTCAGCAAATCTGCTATTACTTATAGTCCAAATACAACTGCACAAGTTCGAGAAAATATATGTGCTATTCTGGAGGTTGTTGAAAGTAGAAGCGCGGGAAAGTACCTAGGATTACCTATGGAGGTTGGAAGAAGGAAAAATGAGGTGTTCGACTTTTTAACAGAACGAGTGGGCAAGAAATTACAAGGTTGGAAAAACAAAACACTGTCTAAAGCGGGTAAGGGATTACTATTGAAAACAGGGGCACAATCAATTCCAAATTTCTGGATGAACTTGCTACTTATACCAGCGGAAGTTTGTAATAAAATTCAACGCCTCATGAATGGCTTTTGGTGGGAAAGTGGAACCGGGAGGAAGGGAATACGATGGATGGCATGGGATAAGTTGTCAACTGTTAAGGAAGGGGGGGCTTAG